In Nymphaea colorata isolate Beijing-Zhang1983 chromosome 13, ASM883128v2, whole genome shotgun sequence, one DNA window encodes the following:
- the LOC116266971 gene encoding uncharacterized protein LOC116266971 — MDREPEQLRFLGFFGIYKEALKIIHSRRRLFGLVSLTLILPLSVIFLANYEISAAIFAKINQTEATPNTAHDKLRGEWAQFWLFKLGYLIIVVIFSLLSTSAVVYMVACVYAGKDMTYRKIMAVVPRVWKRLMVTFFWLFIIGVGYNLTSLLVIAMIIVFLKGVAELVLVIVLTVLYLVGLVYLCVVWQLAGVISVLEEKCGWAAMAKGKELIKGKLFVASAIFVVLSLIDAGIHVGFVALVVQPYWAEVGPRVGCGFMFLFLLCGIILLGLVTQSIIYFVCKSYHHESIDKSGLSDHLELYGKYVRLSRQTAQTDDQQSHV, encoded by the coding sequence ATGGACAGGGAACCGGAGCAGCTCCGATTCCTAGGCTTCTTCGGCATCTACAAAGAAGCCCTCAAGATCATCCACTCGCGCAGACGGCTCTTCGGCCTCGTCTCCCTCACCCTCATCCTTCCCCTCTCCGTCATCTTCCTCGCAAACTATGAGATCTCAGCAGCCATATTTGCGAAAATCAATCAGACTGAGGCGACTCCAAACACGGCCCACGACAAACTTAGAGGGGAGTGGGCTCAATTTTGGCTGTTCAAGTTGGGATACCTAATCATCGTAGTAATCTTCTCTCTCCTATCGACCTCAGCCGTCGTGTACATGGTCGCCTGCGTCTACGCAGGCAAGGACATGACGTACAGAAAGATCATGGCGGTCGTCCCGAGAGTCTGGAAGCGATTGATGGTAACCTTCTTCTGGTTGTTCATCATCGGTGTCGGATACAATCTGACATCGCTATTGGTGATCGCGATGATCATAGTTTTTCTTAAAGGTGTTGCGGAACTTGTACTAGTCATTGTGCTAACAGTGCTGTATCTTGTTGGGCTGGTATATTTGTGTGTGGTTTGGCAATTGGCCGGCGTGATTTCTGTTCTGGAGGAGAAGTGCGGGTGGGCGGCCATGGCGAAAGGCAAGGAACTGATCAAGGGGAAGTTATTCGTAGCGAGTGCGATATTCGTCGTGCTTTCCCTGATAGATGCCGGAATCCATGTCGGATTTGTTGCATTGGTTGTTCAACCCTACTGGGCCGAGGTCGGGCCGAGGGTGGGGTGTGGGTTCatgtttctcttcctcctttGTGGGATCATATTGCTGGGGCTGGTGACTCAGAGCATCATCTACTTTGTGTGCAAGTCCTACCACCATGAGAGCATTGACAAGTCAGGGTTGTCTGATCACCTAGAGCTCTATGGGAAGTATGTGCGCTTGAGCAGGCAAACAGCGCAGACGGATGATCAACAGTCCCATGTTTGA